The genomic interval CGGCACCGCGATCGCGGTCACCTAGTGCTGGTAGATTTTGGCCTGATTCAGGATGCGGGCACTCCAGAACCGAGCTTGGACAACGGCAACTCCGCAACTCTCACCGCCGAGTCAGCCTACTTGCCCCAGGTCAAACACCGCCAGTACACCCGCTTTGCTACCGACCACTTTGCCCTAGGCATGATTGCCATGCAAATGGCTACGGGCCTCTCTAACGAGGCTATCCCTCGCCTCAACCAGGATGATTTCTTAGCCCAGATCAAGCTCCAACTCGACGAGTGCTCAACCCTGGGCAACCCCCTCAAAGACATTCTGACCAAGATGGTGTCGCCCCAGCCCGAGACGCAGTATCACCAGGCTAAGGACGTTTTGCTGGACCTGGCCGAGCGAGTGGGCCCCGCTGCCCCGGCGGCTGCAGCCGAGCCCACTAGCCCCCCGCCCCCGGAGAACGGCGCCATGGATTCAGAACGGTCAGCGTCGATGCCGCCCACAGCTCCCCGTTCCGCCCGCCTTAGCCATCGCCCCAAGGTTTGGCTAGGCGCTGGGATCGCGATCGCCCTGCTGACGGTGGCGGGAGTGTTTTTGCTGCGCATTCCCCAACGCATGACGGTCAATGGCTTACTGCAGCAGGCCGAGGCCGCCAAGCAGGTAGGGCAAAAGAATGACTCGCTCAACTACCTCAACCAAGCTATAGATTTAAAGCCCGACCACGGCAAGGCCCTGGCCCAGCGCTCTACTCTGCTGTGGGAGAACGGGCAGTCGGAGGAGGCCCTGCAAGACTTAACCAACGCCATTCAGAACGACCCCGACACGGCCACCTGGTACTTTCAGCGGGGCAACCTGCGCTTTCACCTGGGAGATTTGCAGGGGGCGATCGCAGACTACGGCGATGCCCTAGAGCGCGAAACCACTTATGTTGATGCCCACATCAACCGGGGAAACGCTCGAGCCGAGCTGGGGGATGAGGAAGGAGCCCTGCAGGACTACACCGCCGCCATTAACCTGGCCAAGGATCCGGAAAGCAAGGCCGATGCCTACCTCAATCGGTGCCTATCGCTTTCCAATTTGGCAGACCACGCCGCTGCTCTCAACGACTGCACCGAGGCCGTCAACCTGCGCCCTAACAACAGCCTGGCCTACGAAAACCGAGGGCTAGTCAAGCGGCGACTCAACGATTTTCAGGGGGCGATTCAAGACTTTACGATCGCAATTCAAATCAATGCAGGCAGCCCGGAGCCTTACTACA from Nodosilinea sp. FACHB-141 carries:
- a CDS encoding tetratricopeptide repeat protein — translated: MVVKRLIDGRFQFIRVVSTKAYTKTYLMTDHGDPAKAKCIVKHLQLPSHNTITLKFLNDLLAKRVNLLKRMGDHEAIAKNLSTVQEGQDFYWVRDYVAGHSLMAELAEGKPRSEAEVLRFLVESLEILDLIQRHGIAHQNLHPNNLIRHRDRGHLVLVDFGLIQDAGTPEPSLDNGNSATLTAESAYLPQVKHRQYTRFATDHFALGMIAMQMATGLSNEAIPRLNQDDFLAQIKLQLDECSTLGNPLKDILTKMVSPQPETQYHQAKDVLLDLAERVGPAAPAAAAEPTSPPPPENGAMDSERSASMPPTAPRSARLSHRPKVWLGAGIAIALLTVAGVFLLRIPQRMTVNGLLQQAEAAKQVGQKNDSLNYLNQAIDLKPDHGKALAQRSTLLWENGQSEEALQDLTNAIQNDPDTATWYFQRGNLRFHLGDLQGAIADYGDALERETTYVDAHINRGNARAELGDEEGALQDYTAAINLAKDPESKADAYLNRCLSLSNLADHAAALNDCTEAVNLRPNNSLAYENRGLVKRRLNDFQGAIQDFTIAIQINAGSPEPYYNRGLTRQDLGDYTGAMADFNQTIQLNPDHPFAHYDRGLLHAELGDIESAIADLETVASACLDVSRLGCFDDAKYQLEKLRAIQEEEP